In Pelecanus crispus isolate bPelCri1 chromosome Z, bPelCri1.pri, whole genome shotgun sequence, the following are encoded in one genomic region:
- the ELAC1 gene encoding zinc phosphodiesterase ELAC protein 1 → MSMDITFLGTGSAYPSPTRGASALVLRREGECWLFDCGEGTQTQFMKSHLKAGRITKIFITHLHGDHFFGLPGLLCTLSLQSSPDPRKPPVDIYGPLGLRNYIWRSMELSHSQLLFPYTVHELVPTRDQCPAEEFKELSYLDKDELSPQGAQGRILHLDPVENSYLLVEDEQLVLKAFRLFHRIPSFGFVVEEKPRPGKLNVQKLKDLGVQPGPLYGKLKNGTAIVLENGVTISPSDVLEDPIPGRKICILGDCSGVVGDAAMKLCSEADVLIHEATLDDTQEAKAREHGHSTPKMASDFAKLCKVKKLVLTHFSQRYKPAAQRGEGDTDITELKRQAESALDGQEVTLAEDFMTIEVPMKK, encoded by the exons ATGTCGATGGATATAACTTTCCTCGGCACAGGCTCAGCGTATCCCTCTCCAACAAGAGGAGCATCGGCGTTAGTGCTTCGCAGGGAAGGAGAGTGCTGGCTCTTCGACTGCGGAGAGGGAACTCAAACACAATTCATGAAGAGCCATCTCAAAGCAG GCAGAATTACCAAGATTTTCATAACTCATCTTCACGGTGACCACTTTTTTGGACTTCCTGGCCTGCTGTGTACGCTTAGCCTCCAAAGTAGCCCCGACCCACGCAAACCGCCTGTTGATATTTATGGGCCCTTAGGACTGCGAAACTACATATGGAGGAGTATGGAGCTCTCCCACTCACAACTTCTCTTTCCCTACACTGTTCATGAACTGGTACCTACACGGGACCAGTGCCCCGCAGAAGAATTTAAAGAGCTTTCTTATTTGGACAAAGATGAGCTATCTCCCCAGGGAGCACAAGGGAGAATACTCCACCTGGATCCAGTAGAAAACTCTTACTTGCTGGTTGAGGATGAGCAGCTAGTTCTGAAAGCATTTCGCCTGTTTCACCGCATTCCTTCCTTTGGCTTTGTGGTGGAAGAGAAGCCCCGGCCCGGTAAACTCAACGTACAGAAACTGAAAGACCTTG GAGTTCAACCAGGTCCTTTATATGGGAAACTGAAGAATGGAACAGCAATCGTTCTAGAAAACGGAGTAACAATTTCTCCTTCAGACGTCCTAGAAGACCCTattcctggaagaaaaatttgcattttggggGATTGTTCAGGGGTGGTTGGAGATGCGGCCATGAAGCTTTGCAGCGAAGCAGATGTTCTGATACATGAAGCCACACTGGACGATACCCAAGAGGCAAAGGCCAGGGAGCATGGTCATAGCACTCCAAAAATGGCATCAGATTTTGCAAAATTGTGTAAAGTTAAGAAACTGGTTTTGACTCACTTCAGTCAGCGGTATAAACCAGCTGCTCAGAGGGGTGAGGGAGATACGGACATCACCGAACTGAAGAGACAGGCAGAGTCAGCGTTAGATGGTCAAGAAGTCACACTAGCCGAGGATTTTATGACCATAGAAGTTccaatgaaaaagtaa